TACCCGTGTGTGAAGCTGCTCTGAACTGTGGTCAGCCTGGATTTAGTTCACAATGTAGGGGCCATTCGTTCTGCTCGGATTCTCCTGCAGGGCCTCACCAGGGTTCCCATTTAAAAATGTCCATGgggtaaaagaaaaagttttttaaatgaaatgtatttgtATGCCtctttatataaagaaataaactgtAATGTGAGTGGCCAAAGGTGGCTTTGGATTAAGAGGGACAtgcttactttctctttctctctctctaactctctctctctctctctctctctatatatatatatatatatctccaaactTTCTATAACATTGTGTAgtctgtattacttttataacgAGAAGGGACAAAATACACTCTTATTAAAAGTAGTCAAACTTCACCTAAGCCTTCATGTCAAATAATATAACATGACAATCCACAGTATTTTTATTAAGTATCTGGTATGTGCCAGATATTCTGCCAAATTCTCCCACCATCCTGGCTCCTTAGAACACCCCACAGGTGGGAGCTGTCACCCCGTGCACACTCGAGCCGAGACCCTGAGTTGGTACCCAGTGCCCACGTGGCAGAGAGGGAGGCTGAACGTGGATGATTCCAACTCTCAGAGCTGTACTATTTCCATAACAACTTCCTGCCCCTTCAAGGTGAACATGTTTCCTAAATACATTGatcttttattcaaatattttatcttgtttagatagaatctgaaattatttctgtaaacagactttagtaaaagaaatataaaaatcatggggtttttttgttttttttttttaaatttatgaccCTGTTAACAACAGCCAAAGTAGGCAACAGcacaggacccagggcaaaatgaaaaggcagggccccttgttcaaaaaggattaagaatttttttaaaaaacaagatcctactgtatagcacagagaactatattcaatattctatgataaaccataatggagaagaatattttaaaaaatgaatgtatatatataactgaatcactttgctgtatagcagaaattaacataacattgtaaattgttgaaaataaaaaatatattgataaataaaaatattgattaacaaaaaaagaactttaagacAGAGACAGCAGAGCATAGAGCATGGGGTGACTGCACAGGCTACGTGCCCATGAAGCCAGGCCGAACAAGGTCTTGGCAGTTTTTGATGGAGCTAGGGTGACATCCCCTTTGGGGACAAACTGAGCACCAGTGACCACACATCAGAAAGCAAATGGGTGGGTTCAAGCTTCAGGAAGACGTGCAGTTCTGGATGCATTTTTCGGTCCTGGAAATACAAAGTGATTGCAGCTCACGAATGGAGTCCCCCAATGAGGATGCCGTGGGAGAGAACAGGCAGCTTCCCTCCCGCGGAAAGGGCCCGGCCTCTGAGCAAGGGGCTTTCGTGTCAACGAGGGGGACCTACTGCAGGAGGCGCCCTGGCACTGAGCCCTGATGGATCTTCGGTGCTTTGCTGGAGTGTGCATGGCTGACCAGCCTAGGTTTGGGGGATAAATGCTTGTCCCTGTGAAAATACCCCTTCTGGGAAAGGATCTTGgacttcattggcaggtggatttttccCCAGATGAGGCAAACTGGGGGCCCCGGGGATGAACTGGCAGCCTAGGTACATAAGCTGACAGAGATCTGCGGCTCTGAACACCCGCTCCGCACGCCGCCCCAGGATGAcctgcccacctctgccccttCTGTGGTCTCAGCCCCATGGTAAGTTCTGAAGTTTCCAGGTGGATGAGCAGCATCCATCAGGTGCCCCCAGGCGCAGCCTCTTCTGTGAACTACACGTGGGCATCCAGGACCAACTCCAGAAAGAATCACATCAGAGAAATCATTGGAAGGGCAAATATCCACTGAGGGGAGAAGCTCTCCGGCACCTGGAGGGACAAGAGACAACATATTCCCCCCCCATTCCAACCCCCAACCTGTCTCCATGGCCtccttgctcatttttctttaaacaaaaaaacaaacaaccccattcTCCCAGCCTTTCACAGAGCTCTGGCATAGCAGGCCTGGGACTGTTTTCTCCGTAAACATGTCTTGCAGGGAAGGACGGACAGACAAACTGATgaacagggcagggcaggagtaTCCCAAGGCCGAGTGACAGCTGATGCTTTGTGCCCCTCGGCTCCTGTTCCAGTGCTCAGACGGCCCTTGAAGGGACTGGGCTAGGCCACTGAGAAGGTTCCCAGGCCCGGGGACACTCAGCTTCCCCCTCCAGCCCAGACACGTTCCCGGGACCCTGCCAAGCAGAGCCAAAAGGGCAAAGAATGGTGCCAGCAGCTGGGGAGCTCCCGAGAAGAGGAGGCCTGAGCTTCCAGGTTACTGTGAGTCCTCCCACCTCACACATAGAACAACTGCCTAGAGGGCAAGGACTGGGTCCTGCGTTTATGGCACCTGcgggctgggggcaggtgggcCCGGGGCCCTCCACCCTGTACGGAGCCCAGGTCCTCTCCTGGACACGGTGGAGGCGGGGGGCGGTCCCAGCTGTCCCTCTGCTCCCAGGACAGAAGCACAGGGGAGCTGCTTGCAGCAGCTGACCCAAGCTGGTTTGCTGGGAGGACAAGACAAGAGGGAGCCCCTCGGAGCCCAGGCCTGCTGCAGCTGCACTGGGGTCAACCACCTTTCAGGAAGCATCTTGTGCCCACCTCActcccccccccgacccccaaaATTTGCCCAAGACGCTTTGGAGTGGGTTATAAAACAGGCAGGTGCTGAGGAAGGTGCCTCAGCCATGGGACCAGAGAAGGGGCTCCATCCTGAGCTGCGGGTGGTGTTTACCACTTAAGAAAAAACATCCAAAAAAAGCTTCGGGTGGAGGAATTTCAAGTCGTGGAGATTTCTCAGTAGCCGGGCCTCTCCCCAtcgtatttctttcttttctcccctctcccgGCCTGCTTTCCCTCTTTGTTGCCAAGCTCAGACGACACTGCAGAAACCCAGCCCAGCGCCCGCGAAGCCCGGAAACTTCCAGCTCCGCGACTGTGCGGAAAGTTGGGGTCGCGGGACCGGGGTGACAGCGGCGCCGCGGGGCCGCGTGCAGCGTGACCCGGGCCGGCGGCCTCTCGCGGCCTCGCTCTGCGCGGCCGCGCCGGGACCTCGGACAGTCCGCCGGCCGGACGTGAACTTGACTCCGGCGGGACCGCGGGGCACTCCGGGATGACCTGGTAAGCGGCGCCCGCTCTCCCGCCCTAGCCCTCGGCGCCCCCCGCGGCCGGCGGGGTccggggccgggggccgggcccGGGCTCGGGCCGGGAGGGGGCGCCCCGGGGGGCGAGCGCGgggggcgccgccgccgccgccgccgccgtgaCCGTGGCCGCCATGGAGCGCACGGCTCAGCCCGCAGCCCTCCGCCCAGCGAAGCCGCCCGCCCCGGCCTCCTCCCGAACAAAGACTCGGGAAGTTCGGAAGGGAATCTTTCGCGACATTTTCGTCCCCGGGCCGCTGGGTCTGGGCGGCGGCCATCAGGGCTCTTAAAGGGGAAAGAAGCTCGCTCTGGTTTTCTCTCCCCTTCGGCCTTGCGCGGCCCCCACCCGCTTTGgctggagggaagaaggagggggcaCCGGTGCCACTCCGGCTTTCAGGTGTTaaagccccaggcccaggcctgcCAGGGGCTGCACGCGGATCAGGGCCTGTGGGGTGAGCGACCCCCACAGCTCAGGGGAGGCAGCCCTGGCCCACCTGCGCAGTTGCCCCCCCCCGCCGCTGCA
The genomic region above belongs to Balaenoptera musculus isolate JJ_BM4_2016_0621 chromosome 10, mBalMus1.pri.v3, whole genome shotgun sequence and contains:
- the PANO1 gene encoding proapoptotic nucleolar protein 1, with amino-acid sequence MATGKPLRQGGRIRSCSRLEPPGTRSHCSGGGGQLRSQSGWGPRKAEGERKPERASFPFKSPDGRRPDPAARGRKCRERFPSELPESLFGRRPGRAASLGGGLRAEPCAPWRPRSRRRRRRRRPPRSPPGAPPPGPSPGPAPGPGPRRPRGAPRARAGERAPLTRSSRSAPRSRRSQVHVRPADCPRSRRGRAERGRERPPARVTLHAAPRRRCHPGPATPTFRTVAELEVSGLRGRWAGFLQCRLSLATKRESRPGEGRKERNTMGRGPATEKSPRLEIPPPEAFFGCFFLSGAGELLPSVDICPSNDFSDVILSGVGPGCPRVVHRRGCAWGHLMDAAHPPGNFRTYHGAETTEGAEDRKMHPELHVFLKLEPTHLLSDVWSLVLSLSPKGMSP